One Danio rerio strain Tuebingen ecotype United States chromosome 7, GRCz12tu, whole genome shotgun sequence genomic window, ATCTCTGTTCCTGCGTTGCCAAAGACAGGGACCCTCTTGTAAGACAGATGTTTTCTTTATCTTTTTGTTAATGTTTGTATCGTTTCTTCTTTTTAGGCCCATTTCAGATTTCATGAGGTGGGGCTTGTTAGTTTGTCTTAACCTACTATTGATTGACACGTTATTAAGAGATCTTAAAAGGGTACAAACATGCTATTACGGTGTCCCACGAATGAAACGAGAATCTGTTCCTGTGTTTTCAAAATcagaatgtttaaaaatgttttcaagtTCCTCCTCagaagggaagaaaaaaaaaatgaaaacaataaacagtGTAAAACAAAgttatgtaaacattttttttttaaaagagagaaaaaatgaaaacatccTGATTTGAATAAGTCATTTGCTTAAGACTTAGTTCACATATTACTGGTTAATTCATTGAACAACCATTTTAATGATCATTTTCAATGCGGGAATAACTTCAAaatagggctgtgtgatttgggaacaatatctaattgcaatatttttgacagatattgtgattgcgatttgatttataatttaattCAAGCTTCTGCTTGATGATCTGTAAGCCGTGacaacaattctgcaacagcTCTTCAAAATGATCTGTTTATGTTTGAAATCAAAGTTTcacaatgctgtttttctttgatattaatttgtctattaatgcttcttgAAGCAGCAGATGCCATTATCCCACTTTTCAGCGCTTTcctgtacgtttttttttttttttttttttttttttttttttgtgggtgtaGTTCatttgcgcaattctgattggccAGAACGAATGTGTGCTCGTTTATTTGGCTAGTTATAAAGTcccggtcagatcacacgatttcAGCAAAATTTCTTTGACGTGGAGAGTCGTAAACAACAAATAGACATCGTGACAAGGTTCAATCGTTTCTTCTTGTGTAATGGCTTAGTTCACGACAACTGATACCATGTCTGCGACACCATCACAGGAAATctagtttaaatgtaattttctgtAGCATAGCAgactggttttgaagcacttcacctcagatgttattcgttatttttgtttacatatttaaatgtatattttatgttGCAGCCTCTTGTGATTTTAACTAATCACAATTTTCAAACTgcgattcgattttgattaaacgcacagccctactttaaaacaacattcgGCACAGCTGTTACACAGTATCCTTTTTATTTGTCcttgttgatattttattttaatgcagcTGAAATAATTTGTTATTGAGTTTTTCTATCCAATAGTTCATTTTAATtgaatagtttacccaaaaattgcAGTTTATGAATACCTGATTTTCTGTGGAACAGAAAAGATGTTTAGAGAAACGTTTAGATGTACTTATAAAAATCTGTTGGTTACCAGAATTCTTCAAACAATCTTTTGTGTTCTGCACAAGAAAAGTGCTTTTGTAACAAAGgaatgttttatataatttctaTAATTGTAGGCAGTacctgcttctttttttttttttttttgcttctcagCAGGGCGTTTTCACACCTCTAgattgaaaaaagtaaaaaaaaaaaaagtaggtaaGTACAACTTCATTTAGGCGcgagtggcgaaagagggaagggtttgcatgaaaaggggagtttcattacgTGCACTACAGCTGATTTATACAGCGGCAACACAAGCACAGGGGAGATAGATGGTGATTTGGAGAGCTGTGGAAGTGGAGGAtattcagtccataatattgtagtcatattactgtaaacttagtaattTAATAGTGCTGATGATACTAACTTTGcaatctgaataaacataaacaaaggacAGTGATCACACACTTATCAAAttcgtagagacaggacaatcaacaccaactgaaaccaaatctttttttcttaaaaaacgaGTGGTAAATCCGGTTTTCATCATTTCCAGACGCAAAAAGCTCTTGGGTGAGAAAATGTttctgacaacaaaaaaaaattgttgcattttagcagaccactgtaatccaactGCTTGAATCCACATGCGAGCTGTGCTCTCAATTGCAgggaaataaaaactaaaccgtcgttgcagcacatttatgaACGCAACACTGGCGACCCATGTCtctgaacaattcttcttctagtttgaattatggttggcaacacaacgtggcgtctctttgaacactgtaacaggtaaaaacagtctttgaagctatatcatgcatattaatgaagtagTATCTCTTttacaatagagcgtgctgattggttcgaacaAATTCTCTCATTTGAATTAATGCTAAAAACTCAATGACATCACTTTGGACCAGccggtacagacagccaatctccaTGCTGGCATTCACACAATGACCTCATCACCATGACGTAGCTTCAACATTTCTTTTTTAActggaagaacaaatttgcttgaaaCAATGCAACAACAAGCAATTTTCATTTATTAGTGAAATATGTGTCCCCTAACGGCCCATTCAGACAAGGCGTCAGCttcaacacttcccattcacttcgaatgggtgacgtcagatgttgccgaactgcattgtggatctatCTGTGCCGCTTCCgtggcattgctcgctgcagaattTGTGACTTTCTCAACTTTAAGCACAGAttgaagtgtcagccaatcagatcgctgtatgcaaatacaccagctcagacggtagccgattgctgactaatttcattagTTGATGCTGCTATGACAATAACGTCAGCCCCAACTTAGGCCCTCAgctgttgatgctgaagccccatgtgaatggggcatactagtgtttttagcagcgtgtcgcatgtatatgactgtcaacatctcagaAAACGTGTTTCGGTgattcgtgaccctttaaagttttAGGACTACCTTCTGGCGAGAACAAATTAGcacctactttaaaaaaaaagtcttacccAATACAAGTCAGTCATACAGGTTTGTAACTGCAGGAAATATAATGAATAGTCATGAcagaattcagattttttttactaaacaaatCGCTTTACTTCATGTGGACGAAATACAGGGTGTTGAGGTTGTCCATTTTTAACTTGCATTTCCTTCAGTGATTAAACCACTCCTGGATCGACCCAGCCTCCAAAAGCCTTCTCCAGGTAGAGCGCCATAGCTAAGGTCAGATGGTCTTGACACAACCCAGCCACCACCTGCACACCCAAGGGCAGTCGCTCCTTACTCAACCCCAGGGGGCACTGGGTCACTGGCAGGCCCAGGATGTTTAAAATTCCTAGATAGAAATGGGTGAAATTGCTGTATTTTTAAAAGGGTCTCgtctagaacacacacacacacacccctaatGTCCCTGACTTGCATTAATAATGAACTCAATATTACAGCTATCTATCCACTTTCAGAGTATAATACTAATGCATATAAAGCCAtttttaatactactactaccaccactactactactactaataataataataataattagctttTTTTCAGTACTTCAAGCAATACAGATTTGAAAGGGGGAATCTCCCAAAGCACAAGAACAATTATTTGTCAGGATGCAGACAACACATCAGGGGCCTCATTTATAAAGTATGCATAAATTAAATCCACGGCAATGTTCATATACGAATTAATCTTTAATGTGAAAATACTACCACGTCAAGGTCCGAGCAGACTTGCACACTTTTTCTTGTGGCAAAGTTGTCTGAACATCTAATTATAGTAGTGTACAAGCACCAAATGCAGCATTTGAGATCCATTTTACAGTGcagtcagattattattattatttttatttttttgcaagatTAAAATGACCTTTTACAAGCTTAAATGTTAAGTGCTTTATTCATATTCTGTAGGCAGCACAGTTTATTGCATGgtgttgcattttattttgctAGATAATTTGTGATATTATAATTTACTAATGCATAATATCTACAATCAAtcaatatagaaaaaaaatgtatccaaaataaataaaaagcttctGCTTGTAAAAATGAAGAGACATCAGCATTACACTTTGCTTTTGTCATTTAcatctatataataataataataataataataataataataataatatgtatagtaAACTGTTAACATAATGAAACGATCTTTTAGACAAGTGACCATAATCatctaataatttattaaatgaaacggtcacattttcttttaattcatttattttttgtaagttttgcaaaaaaaatgtgcGAGACTACACTTTTTTATTAGTGATCACAGcaaattattactttttacaaGATCACATATCTTGAGGCCCCCCAAAATGGTCTCTGTGCACCGCAGACTCTGAAAGTTTTTATTTTCCTCTTTGTGCTTATCATTCTCAACCATAAATAATTAGATATATTGGCACAAGCTAGTTTATATAGTAATCATATTAATTAGACAGCATTTACAAGGCGGACATCTGACAGCAGTCAACTGCACACAATGTCAAGATCATTTGCCATTTATAAAATGTCACATGTGGAAGACAGGCAGACGAATAGATTTTTGTGCACACTTTTCTCTGAATTGCgcttttgtgaattttttttctacgctttaatattttataaataaggcCCCAGTTCATTGGTGGAAAGGAGGCAGAGAGATGAAGCCAATTTGTAGATATGGTGATGATTAGGAGGCTAGTGGGCAAAATGGTCCATCCCCTACACTTTTCAAAGAACACTGGTTTAACTTTATAAAAAGGAGgctgctcactgacagtataatgTCCCCATCCCTATACTGGAGCATCAGAACCCACATAGACATCATGAGCTTCCCCTCACTAGCACTTCTTCCAGCATTTTTCCTAtttagtctcccatccaggtaccaGACTAAAGCTGCTGTCACACTGGACTTCTCCCcagacttccatttatacacaCGCAAATGTGTCAGACAGGAAACGCAAGTTCATgagtcaagtttcgcagttcactgcgttgcaaggttcaagcttggtgaactcttacCTGTGAAATCAcctcacttgactgcgtgagaccaattgaggatcaaaacatgaccgctctggacagaaatgtaaatatggAGCAATTGCTCATTTTTTTGAATGTCTAATCATCTCGTTTAATCTCGCCCATTTTTGCAGCGCCGTACGATTAAATTTCGCaaactcaaactctagtgtgactgcagcatcAACCTTGCTTCCCTTCAGTAAGCAACAATGTGAGAGCTGCAGAGTGCTGGCTGCTGGACACATTTTTATCCAAGAGCTCCAAATCTACTGTACATCAATGAATTCCCAAAAGTGCATCAGTCATTAAACAATACAACCACCACTtactttatattacattatatacacCAGTTACACATTGCTAATGCTCAGTTGGACCCCTTTTTTCCTTgagatgctcagtttgaactgtcaatcactttttccatcaggagttgccacagtggaataaactgccaattactctggTGTACGTTTTACATTCCTGCCGCAACCCTGCACTGACAATATATATAGGCCTACAATTCaccaataccgcatgtctttgaactgtaggggaaacctgGAGCACCCAGACGAAACCCATGCAGacaaaagaacatgcaaactccacagcaaaaactcgaaccagcaaccttattaTTGTGATCCAATTGTGCTGCTGTCAGATTAAACCAATCTAATTAAAAGATTAGATATTCATGTTTAAGAGTAGAAATACGtgaaagtttcacaaactaatttcgagagaatatGATTGAGGATATGATTTTAGGTAATAGTATTGATCTCTGAATCCGGGCAGCACGCCACACCCGCAAAttttatcaagcaatatctactGTAAGTGCAATCTCTTGGCAGATGGTGTATATGCTAAATGCCCAAAGtctaatattagtaaaatatttagtttgtatATCTCCCAAGCAGCCCTTACCTGTGTAACTGAAGTTGAATGGCATAAAAAGTGGATGATGGTGTTTGGGTGCGAGAAGAGGGTGAGAGGGGTACAGCAGCACTCCATCTGTCCCTAGCAGATCCTCCATCTCCCTCTGCAGATCCTCCTTCTGTTTCAGGATAAACTCAGATGACTTGGAGCTGTGGGAACTCTCCATCAGTGCCAAACCTGAATAAGGCCACAATTGGGGAATGATAGACGTTCAACATTACGTTACTTTGAAAGACatttaaagaaaattaatgtaACACAATAAGCACCATAAAGAAAATCAATCGTTGTTAGAGTTTACCGATAGCAGCCACAGTGTGTTCAGATCTTCCAAATATCCTCTTTATCAGCTCCCAAACCGGCCACACAGAGCCTCCGTCTGCCATCAGCTCAACAAAAGCCTCTGGAGGCTTAAAAAATAAGCACACGATCATATTTGTGTTAGTTCTCTGTGTGTACCATGTTTGCTGACAAAAGCACTTGTGGTCGCTTCAACCATCTGTTGAATGTAGACTTTAAAATACTAAGTCAAGTGTGTCAAGGCAATTTTGGtcacctttatttatatagctttATATAGTACAGCAGCTTTAAAGCAATAAACAGGAAAACAACTCTTATGCAGTGGTGTGAAGCAACAAACTACTGCGAGtactttttctcagaaattgAACTCTAggtagtttaaaaaatgtgtacttttactttcacttggatcatttttagtgctgtatcggtactttttcTCCCCTATTTTTCTTTAACCTGTAGGCACTACgtttatttttcttgtctatggtgaaATGGCTAATAGAGAAGTAGGAGTACTAGAAGTAAAATAATCAGTTCTGTGATCGCCATCTGATTAAATTGCATTATACAGAACAATCTCACAACACAAAATTGTTATACGCAATGGccgagagactgtttagattCCATGTCACTGATGAAAAAAAATGGCGCATGTCTACTGTAAGATGACTGAAAACACCAAATGACCTTAAACAATCActcaatgcactacagaatgttacgttttcacacacacacgcaattgAGGCATTGAcatttcacagcgtaatactcactactcgagtacttttaaaagagctactttttactcatactttgagtaacatTTACATGATATTTTTTACTCTACATTTTTGGGTAAGTCATGGTACTTTTACTGGAACATGATTGTTTAGTACCCTTTCCACCAGTGCTCTGATGCAATATCACTTTTCACAATTCTCCTGCAAGTTCGTTCTACATTTGATTGTCAGCGCAGTCAAATATACTGTTATATGAGCAATATcgcacgagtagcagtgcgatgtggctgtacaTGGGCACttgtgggaggcgtgcattggcacaaGGCCGCAAGCAGAGTGCCTTTCAGTATGTCCCCACACGTGACAacatacagccacattgcactgctactcatgtgatattgcgtttatacaacggttcaacagcataatcgtgtatataaaaaaaaaaatgaaacagagTCTCAtatccttttgtaagaggaaccaCTTTTTTCCGCCATTCTTTCACATCTGCAGccgacgtcagaacagcagaaaccgttgctacatcaccagtcactttagagctagcatttaaatgattctctagcgtaatgtctaaagcaggggtcatcaatcttggtcctggaggtccggtgccctgcagggcttagctccaacttgcctcaatacacctgcctaggtgtttcaagtataagaccttgattagcttgttcaggtgtgtttgattatggttggagcttAAACTTGCAGGACAaaagacctccaggaacaagtttggtgatccctggtctaAAGTCATGACAAAagaggtgattttgctgacattttaacataaggctgaacggcatgaaatgatttcccagtatttctgttgcaatcgggagatcacaataaataccctttgaaaaagccaaagcaacgcaaTCACGATCAGTTTACTATTGTGTTTgagataaggaaaaatgctaaacacatgcgggcattttttccttttttccgtTTACTGAATTAGTCTGCACTAGCGAAAACATGAGACTCGTTAGAAACAGATGGCCATCTCTCTAAGACTTTAAGATGAGtaccatctcacactcaatacactacaattactatggtaaatacagcactacaacatgcaAAAGAGAAAGATCAATattttataaagataatcatattttataaatgatattttataatgatttcaTCGGGTGTAGTTTAAAATTAACTTGTAATTTTCCTCTCCtgttagggcttattatgcggccTCTGttaccatcttgtggatggacaacaacCATGTTTGGTCTGGTCAATGATAGGCTAATGGCCACCGACACGCTGTCTTTTAGAAATTATAAACGTTAAAATAGGCACCatccttacaaataaactgcataattgcaatctaaacaactaccattcataacagcagcaatatttgtcaaactgtagagtgtcctatgcttgttgctgtatgttggcggagtaatacacaagggtgaaaggtgaagaggctggatgagtgctgttattggcagaatattgcatggctatcagccaattagattcaagaaccagacagaactgttgtataattaatattacagAACATTTAATAACTTGTAGTACTACACACCTTGCCATCTTTGTCCGGAAGTGCCAAGAATGTGTCCCAGATCTGATAAGAGTATTTGAGCTGCGGAAAATTAACTTCCTGAACCGTGACTCCCAGATCTGCCTCTAAACGAGCAGCAACCTGTGACAAATACAATATTAGGCCAATTGTGCATTTATGCTTGCACATAATATGCAAAATCACTGCAACAGTTGTTTTGGCTTGTCCTCTTACCCGCTTTTGAACTTCAACAAGTTGTCTGTCTACAGGAGATGTCAGAGGAGATCCGCCATCATCTACTATAGTGAAGAAACGCAACTTTTTCAGATCCACCGCTTTTGAGAGGGTAAGTCTGTAAAATACGTGCTTTGAGTCAGTACAGAATGAGATTTGTCTGCCCTCATCTGCATCTCAGTAAAGTGTACTTGTCTGCAGTGGGTCCAGCCATGATCTTCAGAAGGGGGAGCAGGTCTTCAGCGTAGCGACACATTGGACCAGAACCTGTGTATTCATTCTGGAGACCAGAACATCTGGGAAACTGATTGTCATTTGAGACAACACCTGAAAACGAAATTAAACACTCTTTCGCTTTGATAATTTTACcaatttttttcaaatgaagGAAAGTTTAATGTTTTTCTGATTATACTCACAGCAAAATCCCTACCTCTTGAGGGTTTGTGTCCAAAAATCCCATTGAAAAAACACGGCATACGGATACTTCCTCCAATGTCAGAGCCGATGCCAAACACAGACGCACCACCACCGATGATGCTTCCCTCTCCACCTAACAAAGACAGCATCTGTGTTTACCCTAATAGTTTTTGGATACTTATCAAATTCTGTTAAGTTGAACATCAGTGCAACTGGAGCAGTGATAAAAGaagtacagtagtcaacatttgaagggGATTTTTCAAACCGTCCTAAGACAAAAATGGGTGTTGTTCGGTAGTTTTAAGACaacttttgatccacttcaaatgttgactactgtattacTTTTATACAGCCTTTATGTTTAAGGTTTATAatgatttctttctctttttttgaagACCTGAGCTTCCTCCACAGATCCTCTCAAGGTTGTAGGGGTTACTGGTGATCCCGTAGAGATGGTTGTTGGACTCCATCCACATGCAGAGCTCGCTGGTGTTGGTGACACCGAGAGGAATTGCTCCCGCTCTCTTCAATAGAGCCACAGGAGGAGCGTCCACACTGGCAAGCACTTTACCCCGGGATTTCAACCCGCCTGAATTAGGCATGCCTGTAACAGAAATCAGACATTTTTAGTCCCATTTGTACAATAATGAAGCTTGTTGCTGTTGATGAACAATACagtacactaaaaaaaatgacgtttgctgtttgttcaaattacttctttaaaatgagctgaaactatTCTTgcaaacacaatattttttttcaacaaattaaattttatgttccatccacttaaatttgtgaaaactaataggttaacttaatttcttcatgttgtatCAACACAAAGCGATTGTGtgcaaccctgcatttttacattgtagaGTGGAAGATGACAAATCAAATTGGACAACTACTATAAACAAATTCCAAATAAATTTAACTCACCGACATGCCTCATATTTAAGGCAGAATCCTCCCAGAAATTACAAtcaactcactatttactcacctgtGTGGtttaaaactttttcttttttgaacacaaaggaagaataTTTTTCtgcaaaacctgtaaccattgactttcacgataggaaaaaaaaataccatAGAACTTAATGGATACACGTTTGATAcaagtttcttcaaaatatcttcttttttgtttgatCTATTAAAAGCaactcaaatacattttttattagtaaaaggTGATTAAATTgagagttttaattttaaaaatgcccAGTTTCTTAAATATATTCTCTATATAAACTCTAACcacttaaaaatgacaaaaaataattaatcttTGCACATGTTAACGATGTCCCTATTcttaacgaaaaaaaaaaaaaatcagtccatTCTCTGATGACGTGTGATGAGCTCCTACTCTTAACTAACAACAGTTAATTATTGTTCCAAGCACTGCTTTAACCACAGGGAAAGAAACGATTCACACTTAATTTAGAAGATGAGTTAGCACtgctttatttagatattttgaagaacatctgaaactggtaaccattgacttccatagtatataggaaaaacaaactctatgaaagtcgatggttactgattttcagcatttttctaaatatcttcttttgtgtttaattgaATAAAGAATCTAAATTAAGTTTGAAACCAGTAAaaggtgattaaatgatgacagtttcATCATTAAGCCTTGTTTCTTaaagaattttaataataatttgacaattatttaaaaaaaaaaataataataaaaaagtcatttGTTGTCAACTTTAACCacttaaaaatgtgtataaataccTCATCTATGCACATTTTAATGATGTCCCTATCATTAGTGGAAAAAATTCAGTACTTCATTCTCTGATGGTGTGTTTAAAAGCATGAGAGTCAGTAGTGTGACTTCAGCAAAAGCAAACCACAACCATCCAACAGTGTTTGCTAAACACAGCCCACTAAATCACAATCGATTTTACAGTCCTCATAAAGCAGATTTCACTGCACACTGATTCTACTTTACCTAAAGCTATTAgtctattaatttaaatgaataaacataaaatattgatTAGGTGATATTGCTTTATCATTAATAGCGGAAGCTTATTCTAGGTCTAGGACAACAAACAGCAGCTCTGTTCTTAACTAAGAACAAGTTGTTATTGTTGCCAGCACTGCTTTTAACCGcagggaaagaaaaaaataataatttaaaagaagAGTTagctctgtttttttatttagatattttgaaaaatgattgaAACAGGTTTGATTGAAAACTCTATGAAAAGTCAAGGGTTAcctattttcagcatttttctaaatatcttcttttgtgtttaacagaaggaaaaaaagtcaaagtgaggggtaagtaaatgatgacagaatttttggtGAGCTTTCCCTTTAATACAGCAAAAACTTATATGTTACACACTCCTAATCAGTGACAGTGACAGCATATATGAATACTAATATGCAAATAATGAAATTAACCTTTGCTGAAAGTGTGATACTCATGATTAACTGCATTTAACACTGATTAAATTATAATCTGTGTTAAATGTATAACCCAGAATTCAGTTTAATCAAGGTTTAAAATAAACCAGGGTTAACTAATTCAAGTGTGAACGCCCTAAATAGTGCATACAAAAGCACTCTGATGAAATGTAGTTACTGATTGGATTTCAATTTCAATGTTTAATGCGGTTATTAATGTTATGGTCATGTGGCGTTTCATACTGTGAGGATGTGCAGTCAGATTGTCATTACATATGTTAACTGTACCCTGTAGTCCGAATGACTCTTTGACAGACATTGGAACACCAAGCAGAGGAAACTGGTTCCTCAGAACTTCCTCTCCTCCATTTTCCTCCTTTATTAGTTTGTCTGCACGAGCTGCCTCCAGAAGGGCAGCAGAAAACCTGAAAGAGTGGACAGTGGACATCAGTAGTGTAACGTCAAGTACAAAAACTGTTACCTCATTGAAACAAGTGCTCACCTGTCTTTGATCAAAGCAT contains:
- the faah2b gene encoding fatty-acid amide hydrolase 2-B (The RefSeq protein has 2 substitutions compared to this genomic sequence) — translated: MGLTLGERVQHCLLVLVSGLFLALFRLLSPGTKRPKHLPPITNPLLTLSAVQLAEKIRRGEVSSVEVVQAYIDRIQEVNPLLNALIKDRFSAALLEAARADKLIKEENGGEEVLRNQFPLLGVPMSVKESFGLQGMPNSGGLKSRGKVLASVDAPPVALLKRAGAIPLGVTNTSELCMWMESNNHLYGITSNPYNLERICGGSSGGEGSIIGGGASVFGIGSDIGGSIRMPCFFNGIFGHKPSRGVVSNDNQFPRCSGLQNEYTGSGPMCRYAEDLLPLLKIMAGPTADKLTLSKAVDLKKLRFFTIVDDGGSPLTSPVDRQLVEVQKRVAARLEADLGVTVQEVNFPQLKYSYQIWDTFLALPDKDGKPPEAFVELMADGGSVWPVWELIKRIFGRSEHTVAAIGLALMESSHSSKSSEFILKQKEDLQREMEDLLGTDGVLLYPSHPLLAPKHHHPLFMPFNFSYTGILNILGLPVTQCPLGLSKERLPLGVQVVAGLCQDHLTLAMALYLEKAFGGWVDPGVV